One part of the Archangium lipolyticum genome encodes these proteins:
- a CDS encoding PrsW family intramembrane metalloprotease: MSAFVLGGSAIVPSLLLLWYILARDKNPEPRSLLVKTFLLGVFICGPVALLELAIQGLLRPWLSGMWRQAWLEALFVAAIPEEVFKFLVLFGYVWRKPAFNEPLDGVVYGATASLGFATLENILYVSEGGMGVALARALSSVPAHAFFGVVMGAHTGRARFSESVSERLRLLAMGLGGAIALHAAYDAFLLTRSGFALLMPVVLFVTVYWGRGLYKRLQAEQVRVVPVVTEQILVPEWMRAAGGMGRALPTDPTLPSSGLVQLPLRPPVLARTWWSWLKLFLGGVGLSFCSLVLIMVCVVVSEWKTPWDLAELLTFVVSFLLVGLPAAGFFLIFRSGLRGPFAPERES; this comes from the coding sequence ATGTCCGCCTTCGTCCTGGGTGGGTCGGCGATCGTGCCGTCCCTCCTCCTGCTCTGGTACATCCTCGCGCGCGACAAGAACCCCGAGCCCCGCTCGCTGCTGGTGAAGACGTTCCTGCTCGGTGTGTTCATCTGCGGTCCGGTGGCCCTGCTGGAGCTCGCCATCCAGGGGCTGTTGCGGCCGTGGCTCTCGGGCATGTGGCGGCAGGCGTGGCTGGAGGCCCTCTTCGTGGCCGCCATCCCCGAGGAGGTCTTCAAGTTCCTGGTGCTGTTCGGCTACGTGTGGCGCAAGCCCGCCTTCAACGAGCCGCTCGATGGCGTCGTCTATGGCGCCACCGCCTCGCTCGGTTTCGCCACGCTGGAGAACATCCTCTACGTGAGCGAGGGCGGCATGGGTGTCGCGCTGGCGCGTGCCCTGTCCTCGGTTCCCGCCCATGCCTTCTTCGGCGTGGTGATGGGCGCCCATACGGGCCGGGCGCGGTTCTCCGAGAGTGTCTCCGAGCGCCTCCGGCTCCTGGCCATGGGCCTGGGCGGCGCCATCGCGCTGCATGCCGCCTACGATGCCTTCCTGCTCACCCGGAGCGGGTTCGCCCTGCTGATGCCCGTGGTGCTGTTCGTCACGGTCTACTGGGGGCGCGGTCTCTACAAGCGGCTCCAGGCCGAGCAGGTCCGTGTCGTCCCCGTGGTCACCGAGCAGATCCTCGTGCCCGAGTGGATGCGCGCCGCGGGTGGCATGGGCAGGGCGCTCCCGACTGACCCGACGCTCCCCTCCTCGGGGCTGGTTCAACTCCCGCTCCGGCCTCCCGTTCTCGCGCGCACCTGGTGGTCGTGGCTCAAGCTCTTCCTCGGAGGAGTGGGGCTCTCCTTCTGTTCGCTCGTGCTGATCATGGTGTGCGTGGTGGTCTCCGAGTGGAAGACACCGTGGGACCTGGCGGAGCTCCTCACCTTCGTGGTGTCCTTCCTGCTGGTCGGACTGCCCGCGGCCGGCTTCTTCCTCATCTTCCGCTCGGGGCTGCGTGGCCCCTTCGCTCCAGAACGCGAGTCTTGA
- a CDS encoding DUF488 domain-containing protein produces the protein MSTKPPGRRAPGWGKADIYTVGHSTRSAEELVELLRAHGIRTLVDIRTVPRSRTNPQFNQDTLPKTLAEADIRYVHLPRLGGLRRARKDSPNSAWRNASFRGYADHMQTDEFARGLEELRELTPDGPLALMCAEAVRWRCHRTLVADALYARGVVARHITSRTRAQPHALTPFAELHGREVLYPGGEPEQPETLKTRVLERRGHAAPSGR, from the coding sequence ATGAGCACAAAACCACCGGGACGAAGAGCACCGGGTTGGGGAAAGGCGGACATCTACACGGTGGGCCACTCCACGCGCTCGGCGGAGGAGCTGGTGGAGCTGCTGCGGGCGCATGGCATCCGGACGCTGGTGGACATCCGCACGGTGCCTCGCTCGCGAACCAATCCCCAGTTCAACCAGGACACACTGCCCAAGACACTCGCGGAGGCGGACATCCGGTACGTGCACCTGCCGCGGCTCGGGGGCCTGCGGCGCGCGCGAAAGGACTCACCCAACTCCGCGTGGCGCAATGCCAGCTTCCGGGGCTACGCGGACCACATGCAGACAGACGAGTTCGCACGGGGGCTCGAGGAGCTGAGGGAGCTCACACCGGACGGGCCGCTGGCGCTGATGTGCGCCGAGGCGGTGCGCTGGCGTTGCCACCGAACGCTCGTGGCGGATGCGCTATACGCCCGGGGCGTGGTGGCGCGGCACATCACCAGCCGCACCCGAGCCCAGCCCCACGCGCTCACACCCTTCGCGGAGCTGCATGGCCGGGAGGTGCTCTACCCGGGGGGCGAACCAGAGCAGCCCGAGACGCTCAAGACTCGCGTTCTGGAGCGAAGGGGCCACGCAGCCCCGAGCGGAAGATGA
- a CDS encoding SAM hydrolase/SAM-dependent halogenase family protein, translating into MPPISLLTDFGLKDTYVGQMKAAILRVAPGVDLVDLTHEVPAQDVKAGAFLLWSAVEAFPEGSLHLAVVDPGVGSTRRAVAARTRRGDVLVGPDNGLLVPALEQLGGLAAAVELTEPEYWGPKQSRTFHGRDVFAPAVGHLAAGVPLERLGRTLHHLERPISFPPPREEDGCPVGEVLHVDTYGNLITNLPGAVLPARFRVHIGSKVIEDAPHAHYQVVASGEPLSLVGSAGLLEVSVRDGSAAQELGASRGARVRIEPR; encoded by the coding sequence ATGCCTCCCATCAGTCTGCTGACGGATTTCGGCCTGAAGGACACCTACGTGGGCCAGATGAAGGCGGCGATCCTCCGGGTCGCCCCGGGAGTGGACCTCGTGGACCTCACCCATGAGGTCCCCGCGCAGGACGTGAAGGCAGGAGCCTTCCTGCTGTGGAGCGCGGTGGAGGCATTCCCCGAGGGCTCGCTGCACCTGGCGGTGGTGGATCCGGGAGTGGGGTCGACGCGCCGCGCCGTGGCGGCGAGGACGAGGAGAGGCGATGTGCTGGTGGGCCCGGACAACGGGTTGCTGGTGCCGGCCCTCGAGCAGCTTGGAGGATTGGCGGCAGCGGTCGAGCTGACCGAGCCGGAATACTGGGGGCCGAAACAGTCGAGGACCTTCCACGGGCGGGACGTGTTCGCACCGGCGGTGGGGCACCTGGCGGCGGGCGTACCGCTGGAGAGACTGGGCCGGACGCTGCACCACCTGGAGAGGCCCATCTCCTTCCCGCCGCCCCGGGAGGAGGACGGATGCCCGGTGGGCGAGGTGCTCCACGTGGACACCTACGGCAACCTCATCACCAACCTCCCGGGAGCGGTACTTCCGGCGCGGTTCCGGGTGCACATCGGGAGCAAGGTCATCGAGGACGCACCGCACGCGCACTACCAGGTCGTCGCCTCGGGGGAACCGTTGTCACTGGTGGGAAGCGCGGGGTTGCTGGAGGTGTCGGTGAGGGATGGCAGCGCGGCCCAGGAGCTTGGAGCAAGCCGAGGAGCAAGGGTGCGAATCGAGCCCCGCTGA